In Chroicocephalus ridibundus chromosome 12, bChrRid1.1, whole genome shotgun sequence, a single genomic region encodes these proteins:
- the SPO11 gene encoding meiotic recombination protein SPO11 has translation MEDHSVCSTEVPAVSKDSFRETSLSGHESHVPSSEVLEAIENVIEDVFKSLAQKKAPVLTLANRSGWRNIEFRDSVGLQMIPHCTTKQIRSDCPRSAPKFALMLKILSMIYKMVQTNTYATKRDIYYSDTLLFGSQSVVDNIINDISCMLKIPRRSLHILSTTKGFVAGNLSYTEEDGTKVNCTCGATAVTVPSNVQGIKNLISHAKFMLIVEKDATFQRLLDDDFCNKLSPCIMITGRGVPDLNTRLLVRKLWDTFQIPIFTLMDADPHGVEIMCIYKYGSVSMSFEAHHLTVPSIKWLGLLPSDLERLNIRKDVLIPFTKQDRNKLASIQKRPYIACQPMWKKELEIMAASQLKAEIQVLTSLSSDYLSRVYLPNKLQFGGWL, from the exons ATGGAAGACCATAGTGTGTGTTCCACTGAAGTGCCAGCTGTGAGCAAGGACAGCTTCAGGGAAACAAGTCTGTCTGGTCATGAGAGCCACGTCCCTAG ttctgAAGTTCTTGAAGCAATAGAAAATGTTATTGAAGATGTATTTAAAAGCTTGGCTCAAAAAAAAGCACCTGTTCTCACACTGGCTAACAGATCAGGCTGGAGGAACATAGA ATTTAGAGATTCTGTAGGTCTACAGATGATACCACATTGTACTACAAAACAAATAAGAAGTGACTGTCCTAGATCAGCACCAAAATTTG CTCTGATGCTCAAAATATTATCTATGATCTATAAGATGGTGCAGACCAATACTTATGCAACTAAAAG AGACATATATTATTCAGATACACTACTGTTTGGTAGCCAAAGTGTTGTGGACAATATAATCAATGACATTTCTTGCATGCTTAAGATACCTCGGAGAAGTCTACATATA CTGTCTACAACTAAAGGTTTTGTTGCTGGCAATTTAAGTTACACTGAGGAAGATGGGACAAAAGTGAATTGTACCTGCGGTGCAACA gcAGTCACTGTGCCATCTAATGTTCAAGGAATTAAAA ATTTAATCTCACATGCCAAATTTATGTTAATTGTAGAAAAAGATGCAACTTTTCAGAGACTCCTGGATGATGACTTCTGCAATAAACTGTCCCCATGTATAATGATTACG GGAAGAGGCGTACCAGATCTTAATACACGACTTTTGGTCAGAAAGCTGTGGGATACTTTTCAAATTCCCATTTTCACCCTTATGGATGCAGATCCACACG GTGTAGAAATAATGTGCATCTACAAATACGGATCTGTG TCAATGTCTTTTGAGGCCCATCATCTCACCGTTCCGTCTATAAAGTGGCTTGGTCTCCTTCCATCTGATCTTGAGAG attAAATATACGCAAAGATGTCCTGATTCCATTTACAAAGCAAGATCGAAATAAGTTAGCAAGTATACAAAAGAGACCTTACATCGCTTGTCAGCCAATGTGGAAAAAAGAA ctggaaatTATGGCAGCATCTCAACTGAAAGCTGAAATTCAAGTTCTAACTTCTCTTTCATCAGATTACCTTTCCAGAGTCTATTTACCGAACAAACTGCAATTTGGTGGATGGCTGTGA